One Mangrovimonas cancribranchiae DNA segment encodes these proteins:
- a CDS encoding carboxy terminal-processing peptidase, whose amino-acid sequence MRRNYKILMLVLLLAFASCSFTSKTFDNPDRDKLLVQVITYVLERGHFDPKELNDSFSEEVYQDYLDQIDPLKRYFLKSDIKEFEAYKYQIDDQLKQFDISFFNLTNERLMKRIEEAKVIYKDVLEKPFDYSVDEAYSSDYENQDYAKNSRQLKERWRKQLKFSNLANYDALMQEQKNLEEDESDASEKVVKKSAAEIEKEAREETLESIDLYFNDYIDDLQRKDWFAMYVNSIVEEFDPHTFYFAPEDKDRFDQQMSGKLEGIGARLQKRMDNTKIVELISGGPAWRGKELEVGDVIMKVRQEDEDQPVNIVGMRLDDAIKLIKGPKGTKVILTVKKVDGTVEDITITRDVVELEETYAKSSIVKKNDKTFAVINLPKFYVDFENYKNRNAASDIKKEIERLKEAGMEGLVLDLRNNGGGSLQTVVDIAGLFIKDGPIVQVRSTGEPKEVLKDKDKSIIWDGPLVIMVNELSASASEILAAAMQDYKRAIIIGSRQTYGKGTVQNIFDLNRIVKNNRNGDLGALKLTTQKFYRVSGGSTQLEGVKSDVVVPDRYSYIDIGEKDQENPLPYDKIASVEHTYWDNYYDYDNAIKNSEQRMINNEQLKLINENALWVKERMDETHHSLNYNAYKAKLDENEKIAERFDKLNDYKTNLTFESLPYEQNMFLKDTVLKDKRDRWHKSLSKDVYIEEALNVLEDLKLSYSINKVATVKD is encoded by the coding sequence ATGAGAAGAAATTATAAAATTTTGATGTTGGTGTTGTTGTTAGCATTCGCATCATGCAGCTTTACGTCTAAAACCTTCGATAACCCTGATAGAGACAAATTATTAGTTCAGGTGATTACTTATGTGCTTGAACGCGGACATTTCGACCCTAAAGAGTTAAACGATAGTTTTTCTGAAGAGGTTTACCAAGATTATTTAGACCAGATAGACCCACTAAAACGTTATTTTCTAAAATCAGATATTAAGGAATTTGAAGCCTATAAGTATCAAATAGACGATCAATTAAAACAGTTTGATATTTCGTTCTTTAACTTAACCAACGAACGGTTAATGAAACGCATTGAAGAAGCTAAAGTTATTTATAAAGATGTTTTAGAGAAGCCTTTTGATTATTCGGTAGATGAAGCCTATAGTTCTGATTACGAAAATCAAGATTATGCAAAAAATAGTCGCCAATTAAAAGAGCGTTGGAGAAAACAGCTTAAATTTAGCAACTTAGCTAATTACGATGCCTTAATGCAAGAGCAGAAAAACTTAGAGGAAGATGAATCTGATGCTTCAGAAAAAGTTGTAAAAAAATCAGCAGCTGAAATAGAAAAGGAAGCCAGAGAGGAAACCTTAGAGTCTATCGATTTGTATTTTAATGACTATATAGACGATTTACAACGAAAAGATTGGTTTGCTATGTATGTTAATTCAATTGTTGAAGAGTTCGATCCGCATACCTTTTATTTTGCTCCAGAAGATAAAGATCGTTTCGATCAACAAATGTCTGGGAAATTGGAAGGTATAGGGGCGAGACTTCAAAAGCGTATGGATAACACCAAAATAGTCGAGCTTATTTCTGGTGGGCCAGCATGGCGAGGGAAAGAACTGGAAGTTGGCGATGTTATTATGAAAGTACGTCAAGAAGATGAAGATCAGCCAGTAAATATTGTTGGCATGCGATTAGACGACGCCATAAAATTAATTAAAGGTCCTAAAGGCACTAAGGTAATTTTAACAGTAAAAAAAGTAGATGGAACGGTGGAAGATATCACTATAACTAGAGATGTTGTAGAACTAGAAGAAACTTATGCCAAATCGTCTATAGTTAAGAAAAACGATAAAACATTTGCGGTAATTAATCTGCCTAAGTTTTATGTGGATTTTGAAAATTACAAAAACAGAAATGCTGCTTCAGATATTAAAAAAGAAATCGAACGCCTTAAAGAAGCTGGTATGGAAGGCTTGGTGTTAGACTTAAGAAATAATGGAGGTGGTTCACTACAAACCGTTGTAGATATTGCTGGATTGTTTATAAAAGACGGTCCAATTGTTCAAGTAAGATCTACAGGCGAACCTAAAGAGGTTTTAAAAGATAAAGACAAATCTATTATTTGGGATGGACCTTTAGTTATTATGGTAAACGAACTGTCAGCCTCAGCATCAGAGATTTTAGCAGCAGCCATGCAAGATTATAAAAGAGCTATTATTATAGGAAGCAGACAAACCTATGGCAAAGGAACGGTGCAAAATATTTTTGACTTAAACCGAATTGTTAAAAACAATAGAAATGGCGATTTAGGCGCGCTTAAATTAACCACACAAAAGTTTTATCGTGTAAGTGGCGGATCGACACAATTGGAAGGTGTTAAAAGTGATGTTGTTGTGCCAGATAGATATTCTTACATTGATATAGGAGAGAAAGATCAGGAAAATCCATTACCATACGATAAAATTGCTTCTGTAGAACATACCTATTGGGATAATTATTACGATTATGACAACGCTATTAAAAACAGCGAACAACGTATGATTAATAATGAGCAGCTAAAACTTATTAATGAAAACGCTTTATGGGTTAAAGAACGAATGGATGAAACGCATCATTCATTAAATTATAATGCTTATAAAGCTAAACTAGATGAAAACGAAAAAATAGCTGAGCGTTTTGATAAACTTAACGATTACAAAACAAACTTGACGTTTGAGTCGTTACCTTACGAGCAAAATATGTTTTTAAAAGACACCGTTTTAAAAGATAAACGCGATCGTTGGCATAAAAGCTTGAGTAAAGACGTGTACATAGAAGAGGCCTTGAATGTTTTAGAAGACTTAAAGCTTTCCTACTCTATAAATAAAGTAGCTACGGTAAAGGACTAA
- a CDS encoding ABC transporter permease: protein MSRESNSLTALALQKFKRNFWGVFSFLFVVLIGLISIFAYVVAPDNSEHANQMHLSIHSKNPGFKVDMLTVPSAVNTNQNTFNEWFFGVKNLDEEIPISYYNIQNDTLFYKEYVSDGLEAEEKHIVFSSGKLKPYVKQKTFLFGTDKYGRDMLSRILVGARISFFIGFVAVFISLVVGILLGSLAGYYGGKVDAVIMWLINVTWSIPTLLLVIAITLALGKGFWQVFIAVGLTMWVEVARVVRGQVMSAKNMQYITAAKALGYKDVRIILKHILPNIMAPVIVISAANFAAAILIESGLSFLGIGAQPPMASWGAMIKDHYNYIILGKPYLALIPGLCIMSLVMAFMLIGNALRDALEVKT from the coding sequence ATGAGTCGCGAATCAAATTCATTAACAGCATTAGCGCTCCAAAAATTCAAACGTAATTTTTGGGGCGTTTTTAGTTTCCTATTTGTGGTTCTAATAGGGCTAATTTCAATATTTGCTTACGTTGTTGCGCCAGATAATTCGGAGCATGCAAACCAAATGCATCTTTCTATACATTCAAAAAATCCTGGATTTAAAGTTGATATGTTAACTGTTCCATCGGCAGTAAATACAAATCAAAATACTTTTAATGAATGGTTTTTTGGAGTGAAAAATTTAGATGAAGAAATTCCTATTTCATATTATAACATACAAAACGACACGCTTTTTTATAAAGAATATGTATCTGATGGATTAGAGGCAGAAGAAAAGCACATCGTATTCTCTTCAGGAAAGTTAAAACCTTATGTGAAACAAAAAACCTTTCTTTTTGGGACTGATAAATATGGAAGAGATATGTTAAGCCGTATTTTAGTAGGCGCAAGAATTTCTTTTTTTATCGGTTTTGTAGCGGTCTTTATTTCTTTAGTTGTGGGCATTTTATTAGGAAGCCTTGCTGGGTATTATGGCGGTAAAGTTGATGCTGTAATTATGTGGTTAATAAATGTAACATGGTCTATACCTACATTACTGTTAGTAATAGCAATAACCTTAGCATTAGGCAAAGGGTTTTGGCAAGTTTTTATAGCAGTTGGGTTAACCATGTGGGTAGAAGTGGCACGTGTGGTTAGAGGGCAAGTAATGAGTGCGAAAAATATGCAGTATATAACGGCAGCAAAAGCTTTGGGGTATAAAGACGTTAGAATAATACTTAAGCATATATTACCTAATATTATGGCGCCAGTTATTGTAATTTCAGCTGCTAATTTTGCAGCAGCCATTTTAATTGAAAGCGGATTGAGTTTTTTAGGGATTGGCGCACAACCACCAATGGCAAGTTGGGGCGCTATGATAAAAGATCACTATAATTATATTATTCTTGGGAAACCTTATTTAGCATTAATTCCTGGATTGTGTATTATGAGTTTGGTTATGGCGTTTATGCTTATAGGAAATGCATTGCGAGATGCTTTGGAAGTGAAAACTTAA